In Chloroflexota bacterium, the sequence TTCCGGGCAAGTGCGCTTCGTTTATCGCCACTTCGCGTTCTTGGGGCAGGAGTCCGTCTGGGCGGCGGAGGCGACCGAGTGCGCCGACGAGCAAGGCCGCTTTTGGGACTACCACGACATCCTGTTCGACAACTGGGCCGGTACAAACATCGGCGCGTACAACTACAACAACCTCATCGGCTTTGCGCGCATTCTCGAGCTTGATGAGGAGCAGTTCGCAACCTGCCTGAACGAGCGCAGATATGTTGATCGCGTGCGCTCCGACACGGAGTTTGCGGAGAATAACGGCGTCACATCCACACCGACCGTGTTCGTGAACGGAGAGCGTGTGCGCGGTGTGGACTTCGCGCCGTTCCGGGACGCCATCGAGGCGGCGCTGGCAGCGACGCAATGACGCTGAGCGCGCGGACAATCTGCTGGTCGGCATCAGTTGCGCTGAGCCTCACTGGGCTGGCGCTTGCCACATACCTGAGCGTGGTGTATCTGAGCGGCGCGGATTTGGCGTGCGGCGCGAGCGGCGGCTGCGGCGCGGTTACGACCAGCGAATACTCGCGATTTCTTGGCATTCCCGTGGCAATGTTAGGTGTCGTCGGATATGCCATGCTGCTGCTCGGCAACCTTGCGGCGCTTGGTGTTGCACAGCCTCCGGCAATGCTGAGGTGGAGCGTTGCCGGTATCGCGTTCATGGGCTTTG encodes:
- a CDS encoding thioredoxin domain-containing protein, giving the protein MHCRDFALGAGRPIKENYVDSGQVRFVYRHFAFLGQESVWAAEATECADEQGRFWDYHDILFDNWAGTNIGAYNYNNLIGFARILELDEEQFATCLNERRYVDRVRSDTEFAENNGVTSTPTVFVNGERVRGVDFAPFRDAIEAALAATQ
- a CDS encoding vitamin K epoxide reductase family protein, translating into MTLSARTICWSASVALSLTGLALATYLSVVYLSGADLACGASGGCGAVTTSEYSRFLGIPVAMLGVVGYAMLLLGNLAALGVAQPPAMLRWSVAGIAFMGFAFSAYLTVTQAFLIGSYCIYCLTSASLMTVLMVLTLTAAVGWEDSVSFGD